CAACCTTAGTAGCCGCTAATCATTCAGCTTAAATCTGCTAAACCAACCTCGTCCAAACCGTCCCAAGCAAGGTCGGAATCCGTGAAGTGCATCTTGTGTTCTGGTGCTCACCAGTTAGCCAACCGTTCGAAATTCAAGGCCTTGTCTATCGATGATCGATATAAGCTCGTATGCACTCATCGTCTGTCCATAGTTTGCTTCGGGGAAGGTCATAGGTCGTTTAAGTGTCCTTCTTCATGAATAACTACATCGCGACTCGAATTCGAAGACGATCAGTCCATCACCGCCATGCTAGGTAGACAACAATCCCCAACGGTGCTACTAGGGACAGCTCTGGATCGGCTCCGCAGATAAGTGCGATAACATCAAACTGCTGTGTTCGTTTGGGACTGAAACCCTCGCGTTGGACAGTGCCAGTCACAAGACTGTCTGGTCAGAAGGTACCGGATGTACATGGCGTTGTTCAGCTAACGATCCAGCCGCGGGATTGCCCTACGCCGTCAATCAGTGTTAGGCCTTGGGTGCTGTCGTCGATCACAACCGACATGCTAGCTCGGCAATTACCATCTCAAGTCCGGGCCAGGTGTAGCCACTTGACTCTGGCAATTCCAAGTTTTGATAAACCAGCTCCAGTCGATATGCTCATTGGCGCCGACATCTTTCCACAAGTCTGGAAAGACAAAAGCAGTTCGTTAGGTCCAGGGATCCCATCGGTGTACAGCTCGGTCTTCGGTTGGGTCCTGATTCGCCCGGTACAAGAACATCCAGACATTGGTGCTTAGTCTATGTTGGTGTCCTTGGTATCTTCTATGGAGACACTCATGGAAAGGTTCTGATCGGTAGAGGAACCGGAAGCTGCTCCGCAGCAGTTCAGAGAAGAGTTGTTGTGCGAAGAGTTGTTCAACTCGGAAATCAGCAGAGATTCCCAGGGTCGGTTCTCTGTTCCTCTGCCTTTTCGTTCAGGCCAATCAGTGAAGTCCTTCCTTGGCTCCCGGAAGCGTATTTACGGATACTACTCGAGACTGGCCAATAGATCCCGAATTCAGTTAGGGTtcgtaaaacaaatttattttacggATACTACTTGAGTCTGGCCACTATGTAATATACCGCTATACTCAAATAAAGGCACATGTAATTTACCGCTATATTATGAATCTATctaaatttattctaattttgttgataggttaaaaataggtatgtaaaaacaatattattaacagtgTATTTGCGactatatctataaaaaaattaacttataatctaatatgtagaatgtagatatattacaataattttaataacgttcatatactagtattatttaaatgtctgTATTTTTTGTCTACGATATCTACATCCTTTCCTAGataagcaaataaataaaaactattataatatttttaattaaaatccaaatatatcataaatatttccaCAAATtcgatcaataaacaatgtttaaCCATTCTTTtaatgtacttaatattattagattttaaagtgaaatgatcaaaaatatatttttcaatatttaaaggCAACGAGTTATACAAAACTAGAcctaaataatcaataaacctACCTCAGatcaaattgtttatttgtgtacTTAATACTAACATCATATGCTCTGAAATAAAtcagattatttttgttttatagtattttaaattcgtAATACTTCGTACGCACTAGGGCACTTGCTCCATTTGCTCCCCCCTCCCTTATTTAGGACGGCTAtgctacatttattatataatattgtctatagaTCATATAGGAAGATTTATatgctaaatattttattgatttatattaggttataattatcAGCATTATAAttactgtacctacatatttcttCTAATGTAGGTCAACTCATTTTGGGGATAGAAGTGATACAGGAGTATGCAAAGTCCTTTTATAAAAAAGTCGATGTTTGAAGAAAATGGAGGATTTATtgaaattgaagaaaatccacTTACAATTGCAATAGTAACTCCCATCATGAAAAGGGCCCATAGTTATTCATTTTCGAAAGATATAGTATTCGTTGATTCTAGCAGCAGTTGTGATCAAGGTAACTctaccataacatttttttttggtgcgTCAAAAGTAGGTGGCATTCCTTTAGGGGTAGTGATACATAAGCAGCAAACAAAAGAAGATTACTTACGAGCAttcagtttattaaaaaaatgtctaggtaaaattgcattttatgGACAATTACAGCCATCATTATTTATGACTGATGATAGTTCTGCAGAACGGCAAGCTTTAAAAGCTGCTTTTCCAGCATCAACTTTACTACTGTGCGCATTTCACGTTTGTCAGGCTTTGTGGAGATGGTTGTGGgagagtaaatatcaaatagaaAAATCTGAAAGGCAGGCTAAAATGCTTAAATTTAGAACAGTCCTTTTTTCTCATGATGAAGTAGAAGCTAAAAGAGGAATGGATGAATTATGTAATGATGACCATGAACAATTTTCCAAACATATGAAGTCATTAAGAAGCAGAATGAACAAATGGGCAATTTGCTATCGACAAACATATTCAACTTACGGTcacaacacaaataatataatcgaatCATCTACAAGAATTTTTAAGGATGTGGTACTGGAACGTTGTAAGGCATTTAATGCGGCAGCACTggtagattttatatttaaggtattagaaaattatcataaaagACGTCTAATTAAATTTGCGTCATATAGAATTACAAAGCcagaaattcaatataattcattttgtGACAAAGCAAATGATTTAAAAGTGATTCAGATCGATAACACATCTTATAAAGTGTCATCCCAttctaataatgatatatattatacagttaaagTTTATGATGGATTTGAACACTGTGAATGTGCGTTTGGTCAAGGAGGTaaattttgtaaacatatttGTGCCATACAGTTGAATGGATTTAACatcgaaaatattgtaaatttatcaaCGAAACATAGAATTGAATTAGGTAACCAGCAAGGTTAAGATTTCGATCATACATTTATGGAACCAATGGACCTCGCAAATGATATCGTTTCTACTAATAATTCCAAGCGGGAAAAAACTTCTGAAGAAAACATGTCAACTTTTTTCAATTCTATGTTACCAACTGATGAAAGTATAACTGAACATGAAAcgcaaaatatgaaaaataatgactatggacaacatttaaatttagaaatcaatgtattacaaaataacatcGACCGAATAAAAAACATTGCTCAAAGTAACCCTAACAGTTTGAtgctcaaaaatataaaacagtttaaCAAACAATTGGAAAAAATAACATCATTATCTGATTTggttgattttaatttcaataaacttCGTCGTGCAAATCTTATCGGAACACAGCCAACTTCCAGATCCAGGCGCAAACGACTAATAACTTCTGGTGCTAAACGCATCCAAGCAGGACGACCGTCTTCAAAAGAACAAAACTTCAAGCAAAGAAAAAAACAGATGGATCGAAGTCTAGGTAAAAATTTACTAAACAATTTGCCACATGCGAAatctcattaataat
This genomic window from Metopolophium dirhodum isolate CAU chromosome 1, ASM1992520v1, whole genome shotgun sequence contains:
- the LOC132934688 gene encoding uncharacterized protein LOC132934688; translation: MQSPFIKKSMFEENGGFIEIEENPLTIAIVTPIMKRAHSYSFSKDIVFVDSSSSCDQGNSTITFFFGASKVGGIPLGVVIHKQQTKEDYLRAFSLLKKCLGKIAFYGQLQPSLFMTDDSSAERQALKAAFPASTLLLCAFHVCQALWRWLWESKYQIEKSERQAKMLKFRTVLFSHDEVEAKRGMDELCNDDHEQFSKHMKSLRSRMNKWAICYRQTYSTYGHNTNNIIESSTRIFKDVVLERCKAFNAAALVDFIFKVLENYHKRRLIKFASYRITKPEIQYNSFCDKANDLKVIQIDNTSYKVSSHSNNDIYYTVKVYDGFEHCECAFGQGGKFCKHICAIQLNGFNIENIVNLSTKHRIELGNQQG